The following proteins come from a genomic window of Malus sylvestris chromosome 4, drMalSylv7.2, whole genome shotgun sequence:
- the LOC126618714 gene encoding thaumatin-like protein 1b, translated as MMNNQVILSLTLAIFFAGAHAATITFTNSCPYTVWPGSLTSDQQPQLSSTGFELASGASSSLTTPVPWKGRFWGRTGCSTDASGKFSCATAECSSGQVTCNGNGAVPPASLVEINIVANGGQDFYDVSLVDGFNLPVSVAPQGGTGDCQTSSCPANVNAVCPAELQVQGSDGSVIACKSACTQFNQPQYCCTPPNDTPDTCPPTNYSQIFEDQCPQAYSYAYDDVNSTFTCSGGPNYVITFCPSA; from the exons ATGATGAACAACCAAGTAATCCTCAGTCTCACCTTAGCCATCTTCTTCGCAG GTGCACATGCAGCTACGATCACCTTCACCAACAGTTGCCCCTATACCGTATGGCCAGGGTCCCTAACCTCCGATCAACAACCACAACTATCCTCCACAGGGTTCGAGTTAGCATCCGGCGCTAGCAGTTCCTTGACCACTCCAGTCCCATGGAAAGGCCGCTTCTGGGGCCGAACCGGATGCTCCACTGACgcctcaggaaagttcagttgtGCCACAGCAGAGTGTAGCTCTGGCCAAGTCACATGCAACGGTAACGGAGCAGTTCCACCAGCAAGCCTAGTCGAAATAAATATTGTCGCAAACGGAGGCCAAGATTTCTACGACGTAAGtcttgttgatggcttcaacttgccCGTGTCTGTTGCCCCACAAGGCGGCACGGGCGACTGCCAGACCTCTTCCTGCCCCGCCAACGTCAACGCTGTTTGCCCAGCTGAGCTGCAAGTGCAGGGGTCCGATGGGAGCGTAATTGCATGCAAGAGTGCGTGTACACAATTTAATCAACCACAATACTGCTGCACTCCTCCTAATGACACACCAGATACATGTCCACCCACAAACTACTCTCAGATATTTGAGGACCAGTGCCCTCAGGCTTATAGCTACGCTTATGATGATGTCAACAGCACCTTTACATGCAGCGGTGGACCAAACTACGTTATTACATTCTGTCCATCAGCCTAA
- the LOC126618717 gene encoding selenium-binding protein 2 has translation MATDVAVLQHGTVGKSLGNGGACCKSGPGYATPLDAMAGPREALIYVTAVYSGTGIEKPDYLATVDVDPSSPTYSKVIHRLPVPHLGDELHHTGWNSCSSCHGDPSAERRFLVLPALISGRIYVIDTKTNPKAPSLHKVVDPADIVQKTGLAYPHTSHCLASGDLLVSCLGDKDGNAVGNGFLLLDSEFNVKGRWEKPGHSPLFGYDFWYQPRHKTMISTSWGAPAAFTKGFNPQHVSDGLYGRHLHVYSWPEGELKQTLDLGNTGLLPLEIRFLHDPSKDTGFVGCALTSNMVRFFKTDDGSWSHEVAISVKPLKVQNWILPEMPGLITDFLISLDDRFLYFVNWLHGDVRQYNIEDPKNPKLTGQIWVGGLIQKGCPVVAEAEDGTTKQFDVPEIQGKKLRGGPQMIQLSLDGKRLYVTNSLFSTWDRQFYPDLLEKGSHMLQLDVNAEKGGLALNPNFFVDFGAEPDGPSLAHEMRYPGGDCTSDIWV, from the exons atggcaaCGGACGTGGCGGTGCTGCAACATGGAACGGTAGGGAAGAGCCTGGGCAATGGAGGAGCGTGCTGCAAAAGTGGGCCCGGGTACGCCACCCCGCTCGACGCCATGGCTGGTCCGAGAGAGGCTCTCATCTATGTAACTGCCGTTTACTCAG GAACGGGAATAGAGAAGCCGGATTACCTTGCCACGGTTGATGTCGATCCAAGTTCGCCTACTTATTCCAAAGTAATCCACAGGCTGCCCGTACCCCATTTAGGTGATGAACTGCATCACACTGGCTGGAACTCGTGCAGCTCTTGCCATGGAGATCCATCTGCAGAACGGCGTTTCCTTGTACTACCTGCATTAAT ATCTGGTCGTATATATGTGATAGACACAAAAACAAACCCGAAGGCTCCCTCTTTGCATAAAGTTGTTGACCCTGCAGATATTGTTCAGAAGACTGGATTGGCATATCCACACACATCCCATTGCCTTGCTTCGGGCGATCTACTGGTTTCTTGCCTAGGAGATAAAGATGGCAATGCTGTAGGAAATGGATTTCTTCTCCTTGACTCTGAGTTTAATGTGAAGGGCAG GTGGGAGAAACCAGGGCACAGTCCACTTTTTGGCTATGATTTCTGGTACCAGCCACGACACAAGACAATGATAAGCACATCATGGGGTGCCCCTGCTGCTTTCACTAAAGGTTTCAACCCTCAGCATGTCTCGGATGGACTGTATGGGAGGCATCTTCATGTATACAGCTGGCCAGAAGGTGAATTGAAACAAACATTGGATCTTGGAAATACAGGACTCTTACCCTTGGAG ATAAGGTTCCTGCATGATCCTTCTAAGGACACTGGATTTGTTGGGTGTGCCTTGACAAGTAACATGGTGCGATTCTTCAAGACAGATGATGGTTCGTGGAGCCATGAG GTTGCAATATCAGTGAAACCATTGAAGGTGCAGAACTGGATTCTTCCGGAGATGCCTGGGCTTATAACTGATTTTCTGATCTCACTTGATGATCGTTTTCTATACTTTGTGAACTGGCTTCATGGAGATGTGAGACAGTATAACATTGAGGACCCCAAAAATCCTAAGCTGACGGGCCAAATATGGGTCGGGGGGCTAATCCAAAAGGGATGCCCAGTTGTTGCTGAGGCTGAAGATGGTACAACAAAGCAGTTTGACGTCCCAGAGATCCAG GGGAAAAAGTTGAGAGGTGGACCTCAGATGATCCAGTTAAGTTTGGATGGGAAGCGGCTTTATGTCACCAACTCGCTTTTCAGTACATGGGATCGCCAATTTTACCCCGACCTTCTGGAGAAGGGATCTCACATGCTACAGCTTGATGTTAACGCTGAGAAGGGTGGTCTTGCATTAAACCCGAACTTTTTCGTCGACTTTGGAGCTGAACCGGATGGTCCTTCCCTAGCCCATGAAATGAGATATCCTGGTGGTGACTGCACTTCAGATATTTGGGTTTAA
- the LOC126618719 gene encoding pentatricopeptide repeat-containing protein At4g14050, mitochondrial translates to MPASHFLHQLQLCARRRVPFIAKNLHAQIIKTGLRLCVPLPNTLLDAYGKCGLVEDARRVFDEMPQRDLVSWASIFTAHNLANVPHRTLSMFPAMFESDGLQPDHFVFACIVKACSGLEAVRQGKQVHGRFLVSPFRYDDVVKSSLVDMYAKCGLPDNARAVFDSIVSRSLVSWTALISGYARSGRKSDAIEMFERLPLKNLFCWTALISGLVQSGHGVDAFYLFIEMRRDGVDIVDPLVLSSIVGASANLAVLELGKQVHGLVIGLGYESCLFISNALVDMYAKCSDILAAKDIFARMHRRDVVSWTSIIVGAAQHGRAGEALTLYDQMIAAGIRPNQVTFVGLIYACSHVGLVSKGRALFRSMIEDYGISPSLQHYTCFLDLLSRSGHLDEASNVIDSMPFEPDEPTWAALLSACRHHGDTPMGIRVADHLLSLKPEDPSSYILLSNVYAGARMWENVAEVRKLMVAREVKKKPGYSSVGIGKESQVFYAGETSHPMKDEIFGLLKELDAEMRRRGYVPDSSFVLHEMEDQEKERQLFWHSERLAVAYGLLKAVPGTAIRIVKNLRVCGDCHTVLKFISSIVKRDIIVRDASRYHHFTDGKCSCNDFW, encoded by the coding sequence ATGCCAGCGTCTCACTTCCTACACCAACTGCAACTCTGCGCCCGACGCCGCGTGCCTTTTATCGCCAAAAACCTCCACGCCCAAATCATCAAAACGGGCCTCCGTCTATGCGTGCCCTTACCCAACACACTCTTGGATGCCTACGGGAAATGCGGTCTAGTCGAAGACGCGCGCCGGGTGTTCGACGAAATGCCTCAACGAGACCTTGTCTCGTGGGCTTCAATTTTCACCGCCCACAACCTAGCCAACGTCCCCCACCGAACCCTCTCCATGTTCCCTGCAATGTTCGAGTCTGATGGTTTGCAGCCGGACCATTTTGTGTTTGCTTGCATTGTCAAGGCCTGCTCTGGTTTGGAAGCTGTTAGACAAGGCAAGCAAGTGCATGGCCGATTTTTGGTGTCCCCGTTTCGCTATGATGATGTGGTTAAGTCGTCCCTGGTTGATATGTATGCGAAATGTGGATTGCCTGATAATGCTCGTGCGGTTTTTGATTCAATTGTGTCCAGAAGTCTGGTTTCTTGGACTGCTCTGATTTCGGGGTATGCCAGGAGTGGAAGGAAATCAGATGCTATCGAAATGTTTGAGAGGTTACCTCTTAAGAATTTGTTTTGTTGGACTGCTTTGATATCTGGGTTGGTACAGAGTGGACACGGCGTTGAtgcattttatttgtttattgaaATGAGGAGAGACGGGGTTGATATAGTGGACCCATTAGTTCTCTCCAGCATTGTTGGAGCTTCTGCTAATTTGGCAGTGTTGGAGCTTGGAAAGCAGGTTCATGGTCTAGTTATTGGTCTTGGCTATGAGTCTTGCTTGTTTATTAGTAATGCACTAgttgatatgtatgcaaaatgtaGTGACATTTTAGCTGCTAAGGATATTTTTGCTCGAATGCATCGAAGAGATGTAGTTTCTTGGACTTCTATAATTGTTGGGGCAGCTCAGCACGGGCGAGCTGGGGAAGCTTTGACTTTATATGATCAGATGATTGCAGCCGGAATAAGGCCAAATCAAGTTACCTTTGTTGGATTGATTTATGCTTGTAGCCATGTTGGTTTAGTTAGCAAAGGACGTGCTCTTTTCAGATCTATGATTGAGGATTACGGGATTAGCCCCTCCCTGCAGCACTATACATGCTTTTTGGATCTTCTTAGTCGCTCGGGGCACCTTGATGAAGCTTCGAATGTTATTGATTCAATGCCGTTTGAGCCGGATGAACCCACTTGGGCAGCTTTGTTAAGTGCTTGCAGACATCATGGAGATACCCCAATGGGAATCAGGGTTGCCGATCATCTTTTAAGCTTAAAACCAGAAGACCCTTCAAGTTACATACTGTTGTCTAATGTCTATGCCGGTGCGCGTATGTGGGAAAACGTAGCAGAAGTGAGAAAGTTGATGGTTGCTAGAGAAGTTAAGAAGAAGCCTGGTTATAGTTCCGTTGGCATTGGAAAGGAAAGCCAAGTCTTTTACGCCGGAGAGACATCTCATCCTATGAAGGATGAGATTTTCGGTTTGCTCAAGGAGTTAGATGCAGAGATGAGGAGAAGAGGCTATGTGCCTGACAGTAGCTTTGTTTTACATGAAATGGAGGACCAAGAGAAGGAAAGGCAGCTCTTTTGGCACAGCGAGAGGTTGGCTGTGGCATACGGGCTGCTTAAGGCTGTTCCGGGAACTGCTATTCGGATAGTAAAAAATCTTCGTGTCTGCGGAGATTGTCATACTGTATTGAAATTCATAAGCAGCATTGTGAAGAGGGACATCATTGTTCGAGATGCCAGCCGATACCATCATTTTACTGACGGGAAATGTTCGTGCAATGACTTCTGGTAA
- the LOC126618720 gene encoding probable acyl-activating enzyme 16, chloroplastic isoform X2, with protein MSDIQMVTPICICKKKTMLQTEEKQIRRHSPFLERVLLDDNDASESDRWKAVPDIWRSSAAKYGDLVALVDPYHDPPSSITYKQLEQEILDFAEGMRVVGVKPDEKIALFADNSCRWLVADQGIMATGAINVVRGSRSSVEELLQIYNHSDSIALAVDSPELFNRISEEFCSKAMKFIVLLWGEKSSLKNEGKVPIFDYKEILDLGRESRKSLLDSDDKQQSDTYEVIKSDDVATLVYTSGTSGNPKGVMLTHRNLLHQIKNLGDAVPCVGGDKFLSMLPPWHCYERACEYFAFTCGVEQFYTSVRKMKDDLRKYQPTYIISVPLVYESLYSGIQKQISSASTVRKLIVLTFIRISMAYMEFKRIYEGTYLTRNQKQPSYLVAVADWLWARIIAALLWPLHVLGKKLVYSKIQSAIGISKAGISGGGCLPSHVDKFFEAIDMKLKNGYGLTETSPVVASRRSNFNVIGSVGLPIRHTEFKVVDSETGEVLSPGLSGILKVRGPQVMKGYYKNPGATKKALDDDGWLDTGDIGWIAPHHSIGRSRCCGGVVVLEGRAKDTIVLLTGENVEPVEIEEAALRSSLIQQIVVIGQDQRRLGAIVVPNKEEALLAAKKLAAVDAADASGLSNDRLTRLVYEELRKWTSGCSFQIGPIIIADEPFTIDSGLMTPTMKIRRDRVVAQYKEQIDNLFK; from the exons ATGTCTGATATACAGATGGTCACACCTATTTgtatttgcaaaaaaaaaactatgttaCAGACAGAAGAAAAGCAGATACGAAGGCATTCACCTTTCCTGGAACGTGTGTTACTAGATGATAATGATGCTTCAGAATCTGATAGGTGGAAAGCAGTTCCTGATATTTGGAGATCTTCAGCTGCGAAATATGGTGACCTAGTAGCATTGGTGGATCCCTATCATGACCCACCTTCGAGTATAACTTATAAACAG CTTGAGCAGGAAATTTTGGACTTTGCTGAAGGGATGAGAGTTGTTGGAGTAAAGCCAGACGAAAAAATTGCACTGTTTGCTGATAATTCATGCCGTTGGCTTGTTGCTGATCAAG gTATAATGGCCACTGGAGCAATCAATGTGGTAAGAGGTTCGAGGTCATCAGTCGAAGAGTTACTGCAAATATACAATCATTCTGATAG TATTGCGCTTGCTGTGGACAGTCCTGAGTTATTCAATCGGATATCAGAAGAATTTTGTTCCAAGGCGATGAAATTTATTGTTCTGCTATGGGGGGAGAAGTCAAGCCTGAAAAATGAAGGAAAGGTTCCTATTTTCGACTACAAGGAGATTCTAGATTTGGGACGAGAGAGTCGCAAGAGTTTGCTTGATTCTGATGATAAAC AACAGTCTGATACGTATGAAGTTATTAAATCGGATGATGTTGCTACATTAGTATATACGAGTGGAACAAGTGGCAACCCAAAAGGTGTCATGCTCACACATAGGAATTTGTTGCATCAG ATAAAGAACCTAGGGGATGCTGTACCTTGTGTAGGTGGCGACAAATTTCTTAGCATGCTTCCACCATGGCATTGCTATGAACGAGCTTGTGAGTATTTCGCTTTTACGTGTGGAGTTGAGCAATTTTACACCAGTGTGCGGAAAATGAAG GATGATTTGCGAAAATATCAGCCAACCTATATAATTTCAGTTCCTTTAGTGTATGAGTCACTTTACAG CGGTATTCAGAAACAAATTTCATCCGCGTCTACTGTTCGTAAGCTTATTGTGCTTACATTCATAAGGATCAGTATGGCGTACATGGAGTTTAAGAGGATCTATGAG GGAACGTATCTGACGAGGAACCAGAAGCAACCTTCGTATCTTGTTGCAGTAGCAGATTGGTTATGGGCGCGAATAATTGCTGCGTTATTATGGCCATTGCATGTGCTGGGAAAGAAACTAGTCTACAGTAAAATTCAATCCGCCATTGGAATATCAAAG GCCGGCATCAGTGGAGGAGGTTGTCTGCCTTCACATGTTGATAAATTTTTCGAG GCAATTGACATGAAACTGAAGAATGGATATGGTTTAACAGAGACTTCTCCTGTTGTTGCTTCTCGacgatcaaattttaat GTTATTGGTTCTGTTGGGTTACCAATTCGACATACTGAGTTCAAAGTCGTAGATTCTGAAACCGGTGAAGTTCTTTCTCCTGGTTTGAGCGGAATTCTGAAAGTTAGGGGACCTCAAGTGATGAAGGGATACTACAAG AATCCAGGCGCTACAAAGAAAGCATTGGATGACGATGGGTGGCTAGACACTGGAGACATTGGTTGGATTGCTCCTCACCATTCAATAGGGCGAAGTCGTTGTTGTGGAGGGGTGGTTGTTCTTGAAGGACGTGCCAAGGACACTATCGTTCTTTTAACAG GGGAAAATGTTGAACCGGTAGAGATTGAGGAAGCTGCCTTGAGAAGTAGTCTAATTCAACAAATTGTTGTCATCGGCCAG GATCAGCGACGCCTTGGGGCAATTGTTGTTCCAAACAAAGAAGAGGCTTTACTCGCAGCCAAAAAGTTGGCTGCTGTAGATGCTGCTGATGCCTCCGGCCTAAGCAACGATAGATTGACAAGATTGGTTTATGAAGAGCTGAGAAAATG GACTTCAGGGTGTTCATTTCAAATCGGACCGATCATAATCGCGGACGAACCCTTTACG ATTGATAGTGGCCTAATGACTCCAACCATGAAAATTCGACGGGACCGAGTCGTGGCTCAATACAAAGAACAAATAGACAACCTTTTCAAGTAA